atctttgggatgtactggagaaggctttgcgcagtggtcagactctcccatcatcaatacaagatcttggtgaaaaattaatgcaacactggatggaaataaatctggtgacattgcagaagcttatcgaaacaatgccacagcaaatgcatgctgtaatcaaagctaaaggcggtccaacaaaatattagagtgtgtgacctttttttgatggcggcttttttttttggccaggcagtgtatttgaatagaaaataaaatatgctcATATTGGTGTGGTCACTcgctttttaatttttttaaatatttcattattattattattattattattatacatttttaacagaatCAGGTGTACATCCTCATGTATCAGTAACATTGCATGAATTCATAGTTACAATTAACAGcgatacacaaaaacattacaaaccTGGAACTACCTATTCTTCTTAGTTTCTAAACCCAAACCCTCCACTTCCCCATAGGTATTTCTCTGCAGTGTCTAATTCAAAAGAGATTTTTACAATACAGCTGCAGTACATGCTGATAGCCACAACAGCCTTTGTGTTTGGTTAATATTATGCCCAGAATCGTCATTCAAAAGCATGAATTCAGGAGAACAAGTAACTGTGACTCCAAATGGTTTAGAGAGAAGCTCAGCTattttttcccaacattttcTAACTGGAGGACACTCCCACATGATAGAAATGTAGAAAGGTCCCCACTTGGTTTAAATCACACAGAGAACAATTTGGAGAATGATCAATGCTCATTCTAAAACACCGCATTGGAGTTAAAGAAGTCTTATAGATAAAGTATAAGTTTGATAGTttataatttagatttttacacAAGATGTCTTTTGCCAAACTTAAACCCAGTTGATAGATGAATCAGGGCAGCCTCTGTTCCATTTTGATGTAATTGCTAAGGAAGACTGTGTTTGCTCTAAAAGTGTGCTATAAATCATAGACACGAGtccttttttaaagtcctgaaaGTTTCTTAAATAACACCATTAGAGGGTGCAGAACAGGTGGCCTATCAGTAGAAATGTTAGCAGCATGTATAGCTTAACGTAACTGTGAAAAGTCACAGTTACAGTCACTcgctttttcaaaaaagaaaacaggcgTGACATGGTCAACTATACTTAATTGGAACTaggctgtttgtgtttgctcCAAGCTAAAGAACACCCTATTCACAACAACTGATGACTGCACGAAAAGTTATATATTCTATTGAACCTGCCCATATTTTCACAGCACAAGTGTTATATCCTGGCTACTGTGGACAGAGATCTAAAGAGAAGAGTCAGAAAGATCCCCGGGGTCCCCATCATGTACATCTCAAACCACAGGTGACACTAAACCACATTTAGCTTTCATATCTGGCagctctttgtcttttttatttaagcCTGTGAAATTTAATGTCTAGAGTGTTATAAAAATGAAGCTTAACagatttttgttcttcttttcttaCAGGTATAATATTGAACGGATGCCTGATGACTATGGTGCTCCAAGGTTTTAATGATACTAGGACCAGACCAGAGCTGTAAATAGACTTGAAATCTCCTTTTGAATCTAAATTGTTATTAAAACTGTTGTGAGATTTTGATTTCACTGGTGAGGTGTGTTTGATCAAACTGTACATTGCTTTATGTTTTGGTATTCTTCTAAACAATTTATTATAACAATAAATGCATTGTTGCAGAGCAGGTCTTGGGTTTTCCTTCGTCGAAAAAGTGGAGAGCtacatttgtaaaaatgctaatatacaggtacatctcaaaaacttagaatatcatgaaaaagttaaagttttcctgtgttttaattcaagaagtgaatcttccatatattctagatacATCTCATACAAAGTTAAATGttccaagacttttttgttttaatcttgatgaatACAGCTCACAGAAAttcactatctcaaaatattagagtatcacaaaacaccagtccaaaaatggggcgcaggtggcctaaaGGTTTAAGGAGCACCCCATGTACTCGGCCGGCcctggttcaaatccagcctgaggccctttactgcatgtctctccctgctcttgtccctgttcatgactctatccactgtccttctccatcaaataaaggcacacaaattcccaaaataaatctttaaaaaaaaaaccatccttttgcacaaatcacTGCATCTATGCACTGTGGAATGGAGCCAATCAGttcgtggcactgctggggtgtccAGGTCGCTCTGATGACATGcttcagcttgtctgtaatGTTAAGTCTTgtttctctcatcttcctcttgacatttcctcagagattctctgtggggttcaggtcagttAGGTTAGCTGGCCAATCAAGGACATGGTCAGCAGACCAAGTTTCTGGTGGTTTAGGCTTCACTGTGTGCAGGTGGCaagtgctgctggaaaaagaaatcagtatctcaattaagcttctcagcagatggaagcatgaaggtctctaaaatatCCTGTTAGATGGCTGACAGGGTTGACTGGacttgataaaacacagtggaacaacagcagcagatgacttGGCACGTacaaccatcactgactgtggaaactgaaaacatgaTTTGAAGAACCTTGGATCCTgttcctctctgatcttcctccagactctgggaccttgactttcaaaagaaatgcaaaatttattttcatttgaaagCAGGACTTTGGATCACTGAGCAACAGTCGTTATTTTTCCCCTTTGCCCAGGTGAGACGCTTGCAATGATGACAGTGGTTCAGGAGTGCCTTGACACTGAGAACACGACACTTGGGACCCATTTCCTGgacatgtctgtgtgtggtggctctggATCTGTTGattccagcctcagtccactccttgtgtaGCTccttaagttcttgaatctgctttgtttgacaatcctctgaaggctgagctctgttgcttgtgcactTTTTCTTACCCCACTTTcttcttccagtcaactttctttgatacagcctctgagagcagtctgccctttcagcagtgaccttctgtgtcTTACCCTCTTTGTGGAGGGTAtcagtgattgtcctctggacatttgtGAAGTCAGTAGTCTTCCCACTGATTGCAATTGGGTGTACTGAGccagaatgagaaaaaaagctgACTGGACTtatccacaatattctaatattttgagagtgagttttagattttgtgtgatctgtaatcatcaagattaaaacaaaagaggctttaaatatttctctttGTGTGATTAATCTAGAATTACTATAATgctaacttttttaaaagtaaatcatGGATGGATAAAGTGAATTTCTACacaatattctatttttttagatgaaCCTGTAGCATGGAAAGATGATCTGGAAACTGTTGGTGCATATTTTACACTGTCAACCTTATTCATGATCGTATTCTAACGGTATTGCATCGTAAAACTAGTTCTTAATCTTGTTTGTcatcattaaaacattaaaaaacacctATGttagtggttcccaacctggggtctgggcaccCCTAAGGTGGGCACTTAGGGAGTGCAGGACCCTGTTTGCTTTACATATAGATATAagcataatttttttaagtaaaatcttGAAAAGAAACATAATGTACAACAGCATATAAAGGCCACCTTAATCAACAAAAAACTGGTGGATCCAATATTTTTCTCAGCAAAAAAGTGTACATTTTTTGgggaaaacatttttgagatcattgaatgaatgaatgaatgaatgaaacctTTATTGCCCCGGAAGGAATTTGTCTTGCACAGAGAGCTTATAAAACACAAACTACAAAAGACATCAGCAAACACACAGGACGACATATAATAACATGAACAGaaagttataataaaaataaaaatacttgtaataaataatgatgtaaaaataCAGCATTAAGCATCGCATGATGCTATGTGAGCCAGATCACATGTCGGGTCTTCAAGGTGCAGAGTGTCAAGTTCATATTGTGTGCTCACAGTTTATTCAAGGGCTGGATGCTCCGTGGTACAAAGGACGTGATGCCTCTTTTATTGGGtatacatttacaagaaaacatactcagaatttcagagtttaaaaaggtgTCAATTTCCATGGAAAAACTTAACATTatcaagtttaaaatgtcatatttttatttttaaaattacatagttttacatttttgttactttaaacttaaaacatccaaaaatgtacatgaaactgaactgaaaacagtggttggatggaaaaattcaaagtttaagttcatgtacatttacaacttttaaattaaaaagaaaattctctttaaaggtgcagtgtgtaattggcctagtagcatttagctgaacaaacttggtcaaataaagcaaaaaatttCTAAGatggtctatctaaataagtgtttagtcatctaaattcaaaaatagctattttggaaaaaaaaaaacaaaaaaaaacaactcagaataaaccttttatccatacatagggagggtcccctccatggaggCCACCATGttagatttttacatgtttccatggtaacatagaggaataAAGGATAagtaaagttattgtattgtattgtattgtattcacattacagatacacattaaattcaactggttgccacagtttccagcagagaaatgcaatctagaacccacttctagatgttgaaattcagttttacacactgcacctttaaaataaataacatgagAATTTAGAGTTTTTTCTTGAAAACGAACTGATTCCCTTTATCATTTTGATTTCTGGAGTGCCCCTGATACACTGGTGCAGTAATACTCTAGATTGTTTATACAAAGATTGTTTTTCAAGAACAAGGGTAAGCAGGGCAATTATGCTGGCatgttgtaaaaaaacaaacaaacaaacaaacaataaaagaatagaataaaatagaaattaatgtttttttttttttttttttatccaaatgGGTCCTGGTGGGGGAATGATGGTGGGGGGATttagatacaagtagggggGCTGTAAGGAGAAAAGGTTGGGAACATGACCTATGCGTATACTACACCAGCATGCtcagaaaaatggacaaattcACTATGTTAAATATGACATGATAGTATTATGTTCAAAAGAGAGCAATTTATTGTACTTTTTGCATCTCTCCTTagcagaaaaataacaaaatgtttggagtggtttttaagatttttttttcaatcattagtatttaaaataaatgtatttttgccttgtctttcaaaataaaaccaaaaactgcATAGAATTAAAATGTGTCCTAATACAATGTAATACCTGAAAATACATGTTTAACTACCataaatggcaataaaaaaatcttatgTGTATGATTGAGGAAAGAATCGACACCTTCCTTGGTGCACCTGAAGGCAGCATGTGTCATTGCTGAGATCATCCGCTAAGTAGCACGCATGCGCAGTCGGAAGAGGTCTGGGAGTGTCTGAGCAGCTCGTTGGACGTGAATCCCACCCGCAGTAACTGAACTGAACCCAGGAGCATCTGCATGAACAATGAACCGGCTGACTTGGGAGGAAATGATTTGAAACGGACATGAACGGGACGTTTGAGGAGTGTCGAGCTGATGGGAATTTACACCAGCAGTGATTTTTACGGGATTTCTGTGCTGTGAATGACCTCTAACGGTACAGGGAATTAGTAATTTGTATTACTTTGTTGTCTGGAGTGCCAATCCTCTTACAGACTGATAGCATTACACTGGCGGGCTCGTGTCTGTGCTTTTTAATGAACTTTCACTGTAACCTTTGTGAAAACTGCAAACATATCGAAAGGCTTGGTCACCGTAGTGTCTCCTCTTATTTATCTACACTGATATAGTCTTAACGGTCTGCTAGATTTATCTAAGGGGAACATAGTTAAGCAAACtcatctattttatttttaaaaagagggattttgctatttttttaacccactgtGCATCACCAGCTGCCACAAACACAGAAGTGAATCTGATTTGCTGCAGATCACCACAATATTAAACAGAGCACAGCtctgacttttgtttttgagACACTGCTGGCACAATAAGCTGCGGGGTGTCATGAGGTGGCCATCTGTTATGGGATCCTGCTTAAAACTGCGAGCAGATTAACCAGTGAGAGGTCCAAGGCATCAGCAGGCAGGACGTTAGTGTGCCTGGACTCTGTgttggaggaggaagaggaggtggaggagggatgctGAGGGCCACTGTGGGCTGTGTgctggagagagatgaggagcaGGAGGATGAGGGTGAAGAAGAGTTGAGGGATGGAGGGGTCCCTTTCTATGTCAACAGAGGAGGCCTACCAGTGGATGAGGAGACTTGGGAGAGGATGTGGCGTCATGTGGCTCGAACTCACCCCCATGGTGAGGCTTTGGGGAAGGATATCCGGGGTGCCACTGACCTTCCCAAGGTAAAAAGTGCATAATATGCAAAGCTGATTTTAACACTATGCATGTGAACCCAACACATAGTTGAGAAGCAATAAACACCTATGTGTTGTGGGACATATTTACTTTGCAGCTTCCCAGGGCTGATAGAAGCAGTGCCCCtaaattaatgaatattttCTTCTGCAGTCCAATGCAAGGATTCTTTTGTTTATACTGGCCTGTATTTTCAACTATTTGAATGTTACGGATGTTCAGAAGAATGACACTTTTCATTCCTCTCTTACCAGAGTAGTTCAAGAGTTACCCTTGCTATTcttcaacaaataaaacaactttttcCAGCAGCAATGAATGCTGGGATTGTTTAATGCAGCTGTTTGAATGCTCTCTCCCACAGATTCCAATACCGAGTGTGCCTACATACCAACCTACCACCACTGTCCCACAACGCCTGGAAGCCATACAGAAATACATCAGGGAATTGCAGTATCCTTTGGTAAAGTTGGAATGACTGGTTATCACCAAAATGGATGGGGTTGTTGTTAATACAGGGATGTCATCTAGAGATAGATTTTGCACACTAATCTTATTCAAAAGGAtgatatgaaaataataatacttGCATCGTTGTTTTCTTAATCCGGCTGACCCACTGTTTTGACACACTTTGATAAATATGGGCCAAACATGAGAAAGTAGGCCACTGTCTCAATATTCTATATTAAGCTTGATtttcagtcagagcagaaattCATCCATAATTAACCAACAACCTATGAATATCACAAAGCACTCTAAGTGATTGTGTCGTCTCCCCGCCTGCTTGGAGCAGAGTTTTATCTTGAAGCAGTGTCGTGTTGCTCAGTTTATGACCTTAACTGTTCCCTGCAGGTACAATCACACAGGGACGCAGTTTTTTGAAATCAAGAAGAGCCGCCCTCTAACTGCGTAAGCACATTTGTTTCTGATCACCGGTAATCGCCTCACAGGGCTTTGTGTCCCATTATGtcagtgactgtgtttgttGATTTCTTCTTGTTCAGCCTGTTCTGCTTATGCCTGGTCTGTGTGGAGCAGATGCATCTTTGGTTCAGCCTACAGGCTTATTAGAAGgaactgcagcagcagcaggggcCTGGGCAGTTTCCAGAGCTAGCTTTATCAGATTTAATAGCacaattttttgtgtgtttcttctttttatagAGGTAGCGAAGGTGTTATTCTCTTGTTCTTCTTCTGCACAGGTTGATGGATATTGCTAAAGAGATGACACGGGAGGCTCTGCCAATCAAATGCCTGGAGGCGGTAATCCTAGGGATGTATCCTTACATtcaacatacatacatacatcatTTCATACAACAATAACAAATTTCTTTCCTGAAAATTATTCTGATATAGAGACTTAAACATTTTAgacatttacagtgcctatacaaagttttcacccccttggatgttttacccttttatttattttataaatcaatcaattaatttatcttttttgacaaaaacactcTCGGGTGAtacccatttcactaattgtgaaacTATTACTGGACCcttgttgaattaggtcagtcactttaaagggggtgaatatttatgcagtcactaatttttacattgcatatatgttttttcactttgacacttaagagttttttggtcaaaaaagcctaattatattatcaatgctgacagccctTGTAATATCTTAATATAGCCATTCTTCAGTGGTTGACATGTTTCAAGACAGTTGAATAACATGACATGACAGTATCTGGTTAACTGAAGAAATTTAGTTAAATTGCAAGGGATtcaaaaaaataacttaaaatattTGGCACCAGGACTATGATAATTGTGTCACACAATCTGGGACAATGAAATATCGTTGTATTGCTATTTTTTCCACCACTACTCCAAACATGAGTGCAGCATGTTAAGAGCCATGTTGGTTTCTTTGACCCACATTCACACAGTTACCTCACCAACAACATGCCCGGAGTAGAGCGCTTCCCCCTCAGCTTTCAGTCTCACTTCTCAGGGAACCACTTCCACCACATCGTGCTGGGAGTTCACAGCGGGGGACGCTTTGGTGCGCTGGGCATCAGCCGTAGGGAGGACCTCATGTTCAAGCCCCTGGAGTTTAAGACACTCATGGACCTGGTGCAGGAGTTTGAAGGAGCCTACAGGGGCTACTGGCACACGCTAAGGAAGGTTAGGATTGGCCAGTATGTGTCCCATGACCCTCACAGCGTGGAGCAGATTGAGTGGAAACACTCCATACTCGATGTGGACAAGCTTACCAAGGAGGAGCTGCGGAAGGAGCTGGAGAGGCACACTCGAGACATGCGGCTGAAGGTACAGCTCAGACACGTTtactttttcatgtaaattacacgccttattttattcttactttCCAGCCTCTTTTTGCATACTGACAAAGATACTGCGGGATGAAGAAAGTGCtgataaatgtaatttttctcACTTAAGCAGCCAGCCTCTTCAATGCTTATTAGGTTTCTTTGACATGCTGTCTCTTCATGCTCACTGACACCGAGTTGGCCTGCTGTCTGAGGAGCAATTCCTCTCAAACGACGCTCTCTCATCACCTCTCATGCTCTCATAATGAAGGCAGCCTTGGCGCCGAGCTCTGTGTGTAATAAAACTAATGTGATGGCTTCACTCTGCACTGCTGTGCTTCATGCATGGCCAGCTCAGTCTATCAATAGCTGATCTTATGCAGCAATGCtctgcaaaaaaacacaccaggGACATAAAGCACAGTCAGCTCATCTGTAAGGGAAGTTGTTGATTAGATACTCATTTTTGTGATCTATTTTTGCAGATAGGAAAGCCTGCACCACCCTCTCCCACCAAAGACAGGAGGAACAGCATGGGCTCACCGCTGCGAGGACAGAGCAGTCCCATACGCAGACTCAGCCGCGTCGAGAGACGGTATGATTAATCATGTGCTTGAGCATCATTCACTCCCCACTAAAAATACAGATATGCAGCCACtgtgctgatgtgtttttagaAACTGGAAAATTTTTGGTCCTTGGACGCCTCATGACCTGAAGCAGAATTAGTCACATTTTCCTCCTTGAGTGaataaaactctttttttttgtcttgtgtgtgtttattgcAGTCCCTCTGGAGAGAAGAAGGTTTTGGAGCAAAAACCGTCCACAGACATGAATGGATACCAGATTCGAGTCTGAAAAGGAAGCCtagctttgtttttaaagtaacaAGGTACCAAACACAAGTCTGATGGGGCCATTACATTACTCTTTGGACAAACTGGTCTATTCACAGGATCCAATGTTGGTTACCAGCAACTTTGACTAAAAAACAAACCTTCATTCATTTTGTGTCCCTGATTCTGTGTTGTTGGGGGCTTTCTGGAGCACTCACTGCGAATGGTAATTGGTGCTGGCTAGGCTCCCAAATTATAAATAAGCGGGGTCAAAAAAGTGCATCTTGGTAAGTCTTTCCAACTCGTACAAGAGAGATATGACTCTTCCCTCACACGGAGTAAACCACCACCCAGTGTAATCATACTGGACATATCAGATGTCTGTGGTGTTATTTGGTTCAACAAAAGCTCTTAATGCATCGTCTGCAATCTGTATCGTTGTACTGTAAGTGTGCATATACATGTGATGTGATTTGAAATCCACTTAGGCTCTGCTGGGCAGCGACTGCTTGTGTTGTGACTAGTTTGCAAACCACTACCCTTGTGCCTTGTTTGAAAGTTCAAAGAGACTTGTTTTTATATCCAAACCCTTTACTCTCATTACATTACTCTGCACTTCCACAATactgaaaatcaataaaagaaattgtcatttttttagtaGACTTGTCATATCCAGATGCTAGTATGTTGAACTTTCTATTACTGACTGAAATGTTGACTGGGGGATTTCATCACAAGTTGTACTAAAGTATATTTAAGTGGAGGCGTCTGTTAAACTTTTACATAAGAAACTACAAAGGTGATTTGTGGCAATCCAGCTGACTGAGCTCTTCTGCATTTAATGTGGATTTAAAGAAATTGAGGTCAATTATAATGTACTGTATGATGGCTTTATAGATACATTGTTTCATACTTTTATTTGTAGcagttttttcaaaattttcactTGCCTTAAGTGGTATCCAAGCAACTGACTTCCATTCAAGGTGTACAGAAGTTTGTTTGCAgcaattttgtatttttttaatggggATTCTGCCATTTTATACAACCTTCAGTGTTGCTGATGACCCGTTGACCACCTAATATCTACCAcaactgatttttaattttaacacacTTGTATGAGTTCGGCACTGTAGATGTCCACTTTAATTTCAGTGCTCCATAAGGCACTTGTTTTGTACCAAAATACTGCTAATAAAGGCTCACTAAGATTGTGGCAACATCATCCTGATTCTTTCTATAAAATTACTCTAATTTATTAATTGTTTATTTGTGTATCTTAGATGacagaaattcaaagagagtcAGTAGCTATTCTTCAATTGGACTTCAGGCAGGCTGGGTGTGAAACAGAGAGGACGGGAGGAACtaatccttcaaaaaaaaagcagagggtGTGCTCAGCTTTTGACACCAAGGCAAATGATGATGACTTAGCACCATTTAGTTTACAAAATAaagattgtcttccaggattttcttatttttgccacattcattttaccctctaccttcagaagccttccagggcccacagcatgatgctgccaccatcgtgcttcacagtggggacagtgtgtttgtggtggtgtgcagtgtttagtgcctgccaaacatagtgtcttctctgatggccaaaaagcaacattttggtctcGTCAGACCAAAGTTCTTTCTTGCCTTTTGGCAAACCGAAGTCAGGGtttaatgtgagttttcttcaacagtggttttctctttgccataaagctttgactgatgaagaacctgggcaacagtttttgcatgcagagtctctcccatctcagctgctgaagcttgtaactccttcagagtagtcaagggtgtcttggtggcctctctcactagtctccatcTTGcgtggtcactcagtttgtgatggtctgatctaggcagatttacacacatgccatattccttctatttatcgacaatggatttaactgaactctgaggaaTGTTAAGTGCCTTCAAtgttttttatccatcccctgacatatagtttttctttatacttttgtcttcatggtgtaatggttgccagaaACACTTACTGACCAATGACTgtaccttccagacacaggtgtctttatactgcaatcacttgagacacattcactgcactcaggtcaataattgtgagactactgtttaattaggtcagtcacagggggtaaatatttctgcagtcacttattttacattacatatttttcattaactgacattactttgtagaaatctgttttcactttaacattaaagaggtttttttttggcaacaaagccaaaatata
This genomic window from Cheilinus undulatus linkage group 18, ASM1832078v1, whole genome shotgun sequence contains:
- the vash1 gene encoding tubulinyl-Tyr carboxypeptidase 1; this encodes MLRATVGCVLERDEEQEDEGEEELRDGGVPFYVNRGGLPVDEETWERMWRHVARTHPHGEALGKDIRGATDLPKIPIPSVPTYQPTTTVPQRLEAIQKYIRELQYNHTGTQFFEIKKSRPLTALMDIAKEMTREALPIKCLEAVILGIYLTNNMPGVERFPLSFQSHFSGNHFHHIVLGVHSGGRFGALGISRREDLMFKPLEFKTLMDLVQEFEGAYRGYWHTLRKVRIGQYVSHDPHSVEQIEWKHSILDVDKLTKEELRKELERHTRDMRLKIGKPAPPSPTKDRRNSMGSPLRGQSSPIRRLSRVERRPSGEKKVLEQKPSTDMNGYQIRV